The following coding sequences lie in one Deinococcus aerolatus genomic window:
- a CDS encoding diacylglycerol/lipid kinase family protein, which translates to MSAPESSVPPLAVVLNPHAGGGLATREWPRLEAELKRRGQPFELILEGSGEDALARIQALPPRIGVLAVGGDGTVGALLPALVSVPKRPGRPLAVVPLGTGNDFAGMLGLKTGQFAEALDRLNFQPRDVDALEVRILEGDGAGRTHVLLNGLGLGFDAAVTANMAHAPARFQGFARYAWAAVATIRELHLSDVQITLDGQPFYSGPSPIVAVMNGTRYGGGFQISPQSSPRDGLLDVVAGGPMNRLQLLRLMLRVLRGSHLGQPQVHAAQGREVTVRWAAPTPLHLDGDLHGQVTAIRVRVLEGAVKLLNG; encoded by the coding sequence GTGAGCGCCCCTGAATCCTCGGTTCCCCCGCTGGCCGTCGTCCTCAATCCCCATGCGGGCGGGGGGCTGGCCACGCGCGAGTGGCCGCGCCTGGAAGCCGAGCTGAAGCGGCGCGGCCAGCCTTTCGAGCTGATTCTGGAGGGCAGCGGTGAGGACGCCCTGGCCCGCATCCAGGCCCTGCCCCCCCGCATTGGCGTGCTGGCGGTGGGCGGGGACGGCACGGTGGGGGCGCTGCTGCCCGCGCTGGTCTCGGTCCCGAAACGGCCGGGCCGCCCGCTGGCGGTGGTGCCGCTGGGCACCGGCAACGACTTCGCGGGCATGCTGGGCCTGAAGACTGGGCAGTTTGCCGAGGCCCTGGACCGCCTGAACTTCCAGCCGCGCGATGTGGATGCGCTGGAGGTCCGCATTCTGGAGGGCGACGGCGCGGGCCGCACCCATGTGTTGCTGAACGGCCTGGGCCTGGGCTTCGACGCCGCCGTGACGGCCAACATGGCCCACGCGCCGGCCCGCTTTCAGGGCTTCGCGCGATATGCCTGGGCCGCCGTCGCCACCATCCGCGAACTGCACCTCTCGGACGTGCAGATCACGCTGGACGGACAGCCGTTCTACAGCGGCCCCAGCCCCATCGTTGCCGTGATGAACGGCACCCGCTACGGCGGTGGCTTTCAGATTAGCCCGCAGTCCAGCCCGCGCGACGGCCTGCTGGACGTGGTGGCGGGCGGTCCGATGAACCGGCTGCAACTGCTGCGGTTGATGTTGCGCGTGTTGCGCGGCAGTCACCTGGGGCAGCCCCAGGTTCACGCCGCGCAGGGCCGTGAGGTCACGGTGCGCTGGGCCGCACCCACGCCCCTGCATCTGGACGGCGATTTGCACGGTCAGGTGACGGCAATCCGGGTCCGGGTGTTAGAGGGCGCGGTGAAGCTACTGAACGGATGA
- the wecB gene encoding non-hydrolyzing UDP-N-acetylglucosamine 2-epimerase, producing the protein MTDKRIVLAFGTRPEATKMAPVYAAVAAQPGLRPLILSTGQQREMLDGALSVFGLTPDRDLNVMTERQTLADLTARIVPQAGRVLREMGADLVLVHGDTSTSFCVALSAFYEGIPVGHVEAGLRSGDMREPFPEEANRRLTGVLSALDFSPTSGSRANLLREGKAEAGIFVTGQTAVDAVREVAGRVPLRPDWQARVDAGQPLVTVTMHRRENQPTMREMAQALAHVAQAHPDHHFIYPVHLSPAVQEAVRPVLEGLPNFELTAPLHYSDMAPLMAASVLLATDSGGLQEEGAALGVPVAVLRNVTERPEGLEAGVLKLAGNDSAQLQAVLNGLLDSPDTLRQMREARNPYGDGQAAGRIARAIAWHFGLGERPDDWT; encoded by the coding sequence ATGACTGACAAACGCATCGTTCTCGCCTTCGGCACCCGCCCGGAGGCCACCAAGATGGCCCCGGTGTACGCGGCGGTGGCCGCCCAGCCGGGCCTGCGCCCGCTGATCCTGTCCACCGGGCAGCAGCGCGAGATGCTCGACGGCGCCCTGAGCGTCTTCGGCCTGACCCCAGACCGTGACCTGAACGTGATGACCGAGCGCCAGACCCTCGCGGACCTGACCGCCCGCATCGTCCCGCAGGCGGGGCGCGTGCTGCGCGAGATGGGCGCGGACCTGGTGCTGGTCCACGGCGACACCTCCACGTCCTTCTGCGTGGCCCTGTCCGCCTTTTACGAGGGCATTCCGGTGGGCCACGTCGAGGCGGGCCTGCGCAGCGGTGACATGCGCGAACCCTTTCCGGAAGAGGCCAACCGTCGCCTGACCGGCGTGCTGAGCGCCCTGGATTTCTCGCCCACCTCCGGCAGCCGGGCCAATCTGCTGCGCGAGGGCAAGGCGGAGGCTGGCATCTTCGTGACCGGGCAGACGGCTGTGGACGCCGTGCGCGAGGTGGCCGGGCGGGTGCCGCTACGCCCAGACTGGCAGGCCCGCGTGGACGCTGGACAGCCGCTGGTGACGGTGACCATGCACCGACGCGAGAACCAGCCCACCATGCGCGAGATGGCGCAGGCGCTGGCCCATGTGGCCCAGGCGCACCCGGACCACCACTTCATCTACCCGGTTCACCTGTCGCCCGCCGTGCAGGAAGCGGTGCGTCCGGTGCTGGAAGGCCTGCCCAACTTCGAGCTGACCGCCCCGCTGCACTACAGCGACATGGCCCCGCTGATGGCGGCCTCGGTGCTGCTGGCCACCGACAGCGGCGGTTTGCAGGAAGAAGGTGCGGCGCTGGGCGTGCCGGTGGCCGTCCTGCGCAACGTCACCGAGCGCCCCGAGGGGCTGGAAGCCGGCGTGCTGAAGCTGGCGGGCAATGATTCCGCACAGCTTCAGGCCGTGCTCAATGGCCTGCTGGACAGCCCCGACACCCTGCGGCAGATGCGTGAGGCCCGCAACCCCTACGGCGATGGTCAGGCGGCTGGCCGCATTGCGCGGGCCATCGCGTGGCACTTCGGCCTGGGCGAGCGTCCGGATGACTGGACCTGA
- the hrpB gene encoding ATP-dependent helicase HrpB: protein MSAPPFVLPIAEVIPAVRAALAAHPLVVVQAPPGAGKSTALPLELLHEDWLAGQAVIMLQPRRVAARAVASRLAEGLNETVGQTVGYRVRFESRVSRQTRLEVVTEGILTRRLQRDPELAGVGLVILDEFHERSLNADLALALLREVQGALRDDLRVLVMSATLNPDLPARLGAPLVESAGRAYPVEVCYLPTDPVGRVENAVARKVRQALAEDEGDILAFLPGVREIRGAAAQLADMDALVLPLYGDLSVKDQRRALLPDPEGRRKVVLATSIAETSLTIDGVRVVVDGGQSRTQAFDPATGLSRMVTGRVTRDSAAQRAGRAGRTAPGVAYRLWSERTQPLLPPARPPEVLETDLAPLVLELAAWGAPDPAALAWLDAPPAPRVETARTLLRGLSALDDAGRVTPEGQRLLEFPTHPRLAHLLTGGARAGLGPLAADLAALLEERDPLPPGSGADLTERVEALRCWRTGGAGRGDVAVLERIERLAKQWRGLLNVKPDHAPPDPYDLGELIALAYPERLALAREVLPGGVRGRFLLAGGQGVALPEGDALAGAPALAVAHLDARALNPSNAEGRIYLAAPLGLSTLDARAQWAEAVRWDARTGTLLAQRERRVGALILETRPLKDLPAALRVAALAGAIRAEGLHLLTFSREAEALRARVQSLRHWHPEGDWPDLSDAALLDTLEDWLGPSLGMARTRDDLGRLNLLPALQALLPWPLPQQLEALAPTHLSVPTGSRIRLEYRADGSPPILAVKLQELFGLEQTPTVNGGRTPVLLHLLSPAGRPVQVTQELRSFWNSSYFEVRKDLRGRYPRHPWPDDPWTHAPMKGTKRRGV, encoded by the coding sequence ATGTCGGCCCCACCTTTCGTCCTGCCCATCGCCGAGGTCATCCCGGCAGTGCGCGCAGCCCTGGCGGCGCACCCGCTGGTGGTGGTGCAGGCCCCACCCGGCGCGGGCAAAAGCACGGCGCTGCCGCTTGAACTGCTGCACGAGGACTGGCTGGCCGGGCAGGCGGTGATCATGCTTCAGCCCCGTCGGGTGGCGGCGCGGGCGGTGGCGTCCCGGCTGGCCGAGGGCCTGAACGAGACGGTGGGGCAGACCGTGGGCTACCGCGTGCGCTTCGAGTCGCGCGTATCCAGACAGACCCGCCTGGAGGTGGTCACCGAGGGCATCCTGACCCGCCGCCTGCAACGGGACCCGGAACTGGCCGGGGTAGGGCTGGTCATACTGGATGAGTTCCACGAACGCAGCCTGAATGCCGATCTGGCCCTGGCCCTGCTGCGCGAGGTGCAGGGCGCCCTGCGCGATGACCTGCGGGTGCTGGTGATGAGCGCCACCCTGAACCCAGACCTTCCCGCCCGTCTGGGTGCGCCGCTGGTGGAAAGCGCGGGCCGCGCCTACCCGGTGGAGGTGTGCTATCTGCCCACAGACCCGGTGGGCCGGGTGGAGAACGCGGTGGCCCGCAAGGTCCGGCAGGCCCTGGCCGAGGACGAGGGCGACATTCTGGCCTTTCTCCCCGGCGTGCGCGAGATCCGGGGGGCCGCCGCGCAACTGGCCGACATGGACGCGCTGGTGCTGCCGCTGTACGGTGACCTGAGCGTGAAAGACCAGCGGCGTGCCCTCCTGCCCGATCCGGAGGGCCGGCGCAAGGTCGTGCTGGCGACCAGCATCGCGGAAACCTCGCTGACCATTGACGGGGTGCGGGTGGTGGTGGACGGCGGGCAGAGCCGCACCCAGGCGTTTGACCCGGCCACCGGATTAAGCCGCATGGTCACGGGCCGCGTGACCCGCGACAGCGCCGCCCAGCGGGCCGGGCGGGCGGGCCGCACCGCGCCGGGCGTGGCCTACCGTCTGTGGTCCGAGCGCACCCAGCCGCTGCTGCCACCTGCCCGGCCCCCGGAAGTGCTGGAGACGGACCTTGCGCCGCTGGTGCTGGAGTTGGCTGCCTGGGGTGCGCCGGACCCTGCCGCCCTGGCGTGGCTGGACGCGCCGCCTGCCCCGCGTGTGGAGACGGCCCGGACCCTGCTGCGCGGTCTGAGTGCCCTGGACGACGCAGGGCGCGTCACCCCTGAGGGCCAGCGCCTGCTGGAGTTTCCCACCCACCCGCGCCTGGCCCATCTGCTGACGGGCGGGGCACGGGCCGGACTGGGGCCGCTGGCCGCCGATCTGGCGGCGCTGCTGGAGGAACGCGATCCCCTGCCCCCCGGCTCCGGGGCGGACCTGACCGAGCGAGTGGAGGCGCTGCGGTGCTGGCGGACCGGAGGCGCCGGCAGGGGGGATGTGGCCGTGCTGGAACGCATTGAGCGGCTGGCGAAGCAGTGGCGCGGTCTGCTGAACGTGAAGCCGGACCACGCCCCACCGGACCCCTATGACCTGGGCGAGCTGATTGCCCTGGCCTACCCCGAACGGCTGGCGCTGGCGCGTGAGGTGCTGCCCGGCGGCGTGCGGGGCCGCTTCCTGCTGGCGGGCGGTCAGGGCGTGGCGCTGCCGGAGGGGGACGCCCTGGCCGGGGCGCCGGCGCTGGCGGTGGCCCACCTGGACGCCCGCGCCCTGAACCCCAGCAACGCCGAGGGCCGCATCTATCTGGCCGCGCCGCTGGGGCTCTCCACCCTGGACGCCCGCGCACAGTGGGCCGAGGCGGTACGCTGGGACGCCCGGACCGGCACGCTACTGGCCCAGCGCGAGCGCCGCGTGGGGGCACTGATCCTCGAAACCCGCCCGCTGAAAGATCTGCCCGCGGCCTTGCGGGTGGCGGCGCTGGCTGGGGCCATCCGCGCCGAGGGCCTGCACCTGCTGACCTTCTCCCGAGAGGCCGAGGCGTTGCGTGCCCGCGTGCAGTCCCTGCGCCACTGGCACCCGGAGGGCGACTGGCCGGATCTCTCTGATGCGGCGCTGCTGGACACGCTGGAAGACTGGCTCGGCCCCTCGCTCGGCATGGCCCGCACTCGCGACGATCTGGGGCGACTGAACCTGCTGCCTGCGCTTCAGGCGCTGCTGCCCTGGCCGCTGCCGCAGCAACTCGAGGCCCTTGCACCCACGCACCTGAGTGTGCCCACCGGCAGCCGCATCCGGCTGGAGTACCGCGCCGACGGTTCGCCGCCGATCCTGGCGGTCAAGTTGCAGGAACTGTTCGGACTTGAGCAGACGCCCACGGTCAACGGGGGCCGCACGCCCGTGCTGCTGCACCTGCTGTCGCCCGCCGGGCGGCCGGTGCAGGTCACGCAGGAGCTGCGCAGCTTCTGGAACTCCTCTTACTTCGAGGTTCGCAAGGACCTGCGGGGCCGCTACCCCCGGCACCCCTGGCCGGATGACCCCTGGACCCACGCGCCCATGAAGGGGACGAAGCGGCGGGGTGTCTGA
- a CDS encoding thioesterase family protein, producing the protein MRPIPADFTQTLTVTVTDEMTVDFGELGAVHPVYATYWMAKHFEEAGRKIILPFLEDGEGGIGSQVEVIHTGPALPGMTVTVTATLTAQEGRRVHAGMRAVTELGDEIGHGSTTQFVLPQTRIDANFETLRARWAAHTRDNS; encoded by the coding sequence ATGCGTCCCATTCCTGCCGACTTCACCCAGACCCTGACCGTGACCGTCACTGACGAGATGACCGTCGACTTCGGAGAACTCGGGGCAGTTCATCCGGTCTACGCCACCTACTGGATGGCCAAACACTTTGAGGAGGCGGGCCGCAAGATCATCCTGCCGTTTCTGGAAGACGGCGAGGGTGGAATCGGGTCGCAGGTGGAGGTGATCCACACCGGCCCGGCGCTGCCCGGCATGACCGTGACCGTCACCGCCACCCTGACCGCGCAGGAGGGACGCCGCGTTCACGCCGGTATGCGGGCCGTAACCGAGCTGGGCGACGAGATCGGGCACGGCAGTACCACCCAGTTCGTGCTGCCGCAGACGCGCATCGATGCCAATTTCGAGACGCTGCGGGCACGCTGGGCCGCCCACACGCGCGACAACTCATAG
- the hisA gene encoding 1-(5-phosphoribosyl)-5-[(5-phosphoribosylamino)methylideneamino]imidazole-4-carboxamide isomerase has protein sequence MTARPATIPPLLIPCVDIQSGRAVRLYEGDPDRETVYFESPLEAARHWVRLGAGLVHLVDLDAATGRGENRAVIAQIVSELGAPVEVGGGIRDRAGAEALLKSGVDRVVIGTAAVAQPELVAELIAAHGPERVVVSLDARGLEVATHGWLQGSGVQVAELTPRLADAGLETLIFTDVTRDGTLKGLDRALMQAVRRLWLNTLIVGGGVANVDDVRLLAEEGIEGAIVGRAIYEGTLPYPVRL, from the coding sequence ATGACTGCTCGCCCTGCCACCATCCCTCCGCTGCTCATTCCCTGCGTGGACATCCAGTCCGGCCGTGCGGTGCGCCTGTACGAGGGTGATCCGGACCGTGAAACCGTGTACTTCGAGTCGCCGCTGGAAGCCGCCCGGCACTGGGTCAGGCTGGGGGCAGGCCTGGTGCATCTGGTGGACCTGGACGCCGCCACCGGGCGCGGCGAGAACCGCGCAGTGATCGCTCAGATCGTGTCCGAACTGGGTGCGCCGGTCGAGGTGGGCGGCGGCATCCGCGACCGCGCCGGGGCCGAGGCGCTGCTGAAAAGCGGGGTGGACCGCGTGGTGATCGGCACCGCCGCCGTGGCGCAGCCGGAACTGGTGGCCGAGCTGATCGCCGCGCACGGCCCCGAGCGGGTGGTGGTCAGCCTGGACGCCCGCGGGCTGGAAGTCGCCACCCATGGCTGGTTACAGGGCAGCGGCGTGCAGGTGGCTGAGCTGACGCCCCGGCTGGCCGACGCGGGCCTGGAAACCCTGATCTTCACTGACGTGACCCGCGACGGCACATTAAAGGGCCTGGACCGCGCCCTGATGCAGGCGGTGCGCCGGCTGTGGCTGAACACCCTGATCGTGGGCGGCGGCGTTGCCAACGTGGACGACGTGCGCCTGCTGGCCGAGGAAGGCATCGAGGGGGCCATCGTGGGCCGGGCCATCTACGAGGGCACGCTGCCTTATCCGGTCCGCCTGTAA
- the asnS gene encoding asparagine--tRNA ligase: MASLSSIHDLKNHIGQSVTVHAWLTDKSGKGKLQFLKLRDGSGFVQATVFKGDVEESVFEVAKRLTQEQAVTVTGEVRADERAPGGVELSVREVTPISENHAEYAITPKEHGIEFLMDHRHLWLRHRRPWAVMRVRDCVQRSIMDFFHGEGFIRFDAPFFTPNAAEGTTELFEIDLFGEDKAYLSQTGQLHAEAGAFAFGKVYTSGPTFRAEKSKTRRHLLEFWMIEPEVAPSNHKDNLDLQERMLSFIVRRALNECAPELEVLGRDTARLAGAAEGNYPRITYTEALEIVRQHIEAGDLPPNVQDDVQPVEWGDDLGAPHETILGHHFDRPVIIEKYPAAIKAFYMQPDPEDPRVALCDDVIAPEGYGEIIGGSERIHDYALLKSRIEEQGLPLDAFDWYLDLRRVGSVPHAGYGMGLERVIAWICGLDHIREAIPFPRMLTRMRP, encoded by the coding sequence ATGGCAAGTCTTTCCAGCATTCATGACCTCAAGAACCACATCGGCCAGAGCGTCACCGTTCACGCGTGGCTGACCGACAAGAGCGGCAAGGGCAAGCTGCAGTTCCTGAAACTGCGCGACGGCAGCGGCTTCGTGCAGGCCACCGTCTTCAAGGGCGACGTGGAGGAAAGCGTGTTCGAGGTGGCCAAACGGCTGACCCAGGAACAGGCCGTGACCGTGACCGGCGAGGTCCGCGCCGACGAACGCGCCCCCGGCGGTGTGGAGCTGAGCGTGCGCGAGGTCACGCCGATTTCCGAGAACCACGCCGAGTACGCCATCACGCCCAAGGAACACGGCATCGAGTTCCTGATGGACCACCGCCACCTGTGGCTGCGCCACCGCCGCCCCTGGGCCGTGATGCGGGTGCGCGACTGCGTGCAGCGCTCAATCATGGATTTCTTTCACGGCGAGGGCTTTATTCGCTTCGACGCGCCGTTCTTCACACCCAACGCCGCCGAGGGCACCACCGAGCTGTTCGAAATTGACCTGTTCGGCGAGGACAAGGCCTACCTGTCGCAGACCGGACAGCTTCACGCCGAGGCGGGCGCGTTTGCTTTTGGCAAGGTCTACACCTCCGGTCCCACCTTCCGCGCGGAAAAGAGCAAGACCCGCCGCCACCTGCTGGAATTCTGGATGATCGAGCCGGAGGTGGCCCCCAGCAACCACAAGGACAACCTGGACCTGCAGGAGCGGATGCTGAGCTTCATCGTGCGCCGCGCGCTGAACGAGTGCGCCCCGGAACTGGAGGTGCTGGGCCGCGACACCGCCAGGCTGGCCGGGGCTGCAGAGGGCAACTACCCGCGCATCACCTACACCGAGGCGCTGGAGATCGTGCGGCAGCATATCGAGGCCGGGGACCTGCCGCCCAACGTACAGGACGACGTGCAGCCGGTGGAATGGGGCGACGATCTGGGCGCGCCGCACGAGACGATTCTGGGCCACCACTTTGACCGCCCGGTGATCATCGAGAAGTACCCGGCGGCCATCAAGGCGTTCTACATGCAGCCGGACCCCGAAGACCCCCGCGTGGCCCTGTGCGACGACGTGATCGCCCCCGAAGGCTACGGCGAGATCATCGGCGGCAGCGAGCGCATCCACGACTACGCCCTGCTGAAGTCGCGCATCGAGGAACAGGGGCTGCCGCTGGACGCCTTCGACTGGTATCTGGACCTGCGGCGGGTGGGCAGCGTGCCGCACGCGGGATACGGCATGGGCCTCGAGCGCGTGATCGCCTGGATCTGCGGCCTGGACCACATCCGCGAGGCGATTCCCTTCCCGCGCATGCTGACGCGGATGCGGCCCTGA
- a CDS encoding YihY/virulence factor BrkB family protein has translation MRFTSADLLTLLRDSALAFSQDKAPRLAAAIAYYAIFAIAPLLFFVLAVASGLLANVDVQERLFEFLAENLNQSAVEFVKGIVPDGSRLQQSTLLASIAGFVTLFMGSTGLFVQLQDALNTLWGAEPATGNGILNVIKSRLVSFGLVLLIGVIIIAFLIGNTYLAAFAEQLGEMIGLGTFFVRVATFVVSAGILTVVFAALYKVLPNVRLEWREVWIGSAITSVLFTVGQLGIGLYLGQFAPGSAFGAAGSLVLLLLWIYFSSMVFFFGAEVTWVYSQKFGSGAGGAGSVDKKAALAGKGAHISPAPTAQELAASRREKERGPALPGRLGEILDTANAKLPRVLPHAPTRAEGRLLPTVRGTLWNAVRAVLAVPAVIVLRLLGWTGGKGRK, from the coding sequence ATGAGGTTCACGTCCGCCGACCTGCTCACCCTGTTGCGCGACTCCGCACTGGCCTTCAGCCAGGACAAGGCGCCGCGGCTGGCCGCCGCCATCGCGTACTACGCCATCTTCGCCATTGCGCCGCTGCTGTTCTTCGTGCTGGCCGTGGCCAGCGGCCTGCTGGCCAACGTCGACGTGCAGGAGCGCCTGTTCGAGTTTCTGGCCGAGAACCTCAACCAGAGCGCCGTGGAATTCGTCAAGGGCATCGTGCCCGACGGCAGCCGCCTGCAGCAGTCCACCCTGCTGGCCAGCATCGCGGGCTTCGTGACGCTGTTCATGGGCTCCACCGGCCTGTTCGTGCAGCTCCAGGACGCTCTGAATACCCTGTGGGGGGCAGAACCGGCCACCGGCAACGGCATCCTGAACGTGATCAAATCGCGGCTGGTGTCGTTCGGACTGGTGCTGCTGATCGGCGTGATCATTATCGCCTTTCTGATCGGCAACACATACCTGGCGGCCTTCGCGGAGCAACTGGGCGAGATGATAGGGCTGGGCACGTTCTTCGTGCGGGTGGCCACCTTCGTGGTCAGCGCGGGCATTCTGACGGTGGTGTTCGCCGCGCTGTACAAGGTGCTGCCCAACGTCAGGCTGGAGTGGCGCGAGGTCTGGATCGGCTCGGCCATCACCTCGGTGCTGTTCACCGTGGGCCAGCTGGGCATCGGGCTGTATCTGGGCCAGTTCGCGCCGGGCAGCGCCTTCGGGGCCGCCGGCTCGCTGGTGCTGCTGCTGCTGTGGATCTACTTTTCCAGCATGGTCTTCTTCTTTGGCGCCGAGGTCACCTGGGTCTACTCGCAGAAGTTCGGTTCCGGCGCGGGCGGCGCCGGTAGCGTGGACAAGAAGGCGGCCCTGGCCGGCAAGGGCGCGCACATCAGCCCCGCCCCCACCGCGCAGGAGCTGGCCGCGAGCCGCAGGGAAAAGGAGCGGGGACCGGCGCTGCCGGGCAGGCTGGGCGAGATCCTGGACACGGCCAACGCAAAACTGCCCCGGGTGCTGCCGCACGCCCCCACCCGCGCCGAGGGGCGGCTGCTGCCCACCGTGCGCGGCACGCTGTGGAATGCCGTGCGCGCCGTCCTGGCCGTGCCGGCCGTGATCGTGCTGCGGCTGCTGGGCTGGACCGGGGGCAAGGGCCGGAAGTAA
- a CDS encoding glycosyltransferase, giving the protein MRIGIITATYLPSRNGVATSTALYARGLRERGHEVRVFAPRHPVMPAREHGVYRLNSSFMGARALGAPADYPVMLAPGPLLTSRLPLRDLDVLHTMHPFLAGGLALKWSRLSGAPVVFTAHTQYDEYLHYTPMSPRLGRAMLRPHVSAFARRVDAVLAPGRAMVQMLHEYGYGGHVELSPNPVDLAAFRTADGRAFRAEHHVPPDAPLVMYLGRLAPEKNLDVMIRAFDQARASRPELRLLVVGDGPSRVAAARNAPEGVRFTGPVPYSRVPQALAAADTFLTASTSEVLPMSMIEALAAGAPLVAARSPAALDLIEEGVSGTVREATPQALADGLLFALHPDRLSALQAGARASAARYDLPVRAQALEAVYSGVLARRRRPPG; this is encoded by the coding sequence GTGAGAATTGGAATCATCACCGCAACCTACCTGCCCTCCCGCAACGGCGTGGCCACCAGCACGGCGCTGTACGCGCGGGGTCTGCGGGAGCGCGGCCACGAGGTCCGCGTCTTTGCCCCGCGCCATCCTGTCATGCCTGCGCGGGAGCACGGCGTGTACCGGCTGAACAGCTCGTTCATGGGAGCGCGGGCGCTGGGCGCACCGGCGGATTATCCGGTGATGCTGGCCCCCGGTCCGCTGCTGACCTCGCGCCTGCCGCTGCGCGATCTGGATGTGCTGCACACCATGCACCCGTTTCTGGCCGGGGGACTGGCGCTCAAGTGGTCCCGGCTGTCGGGCGCGCCGGTGGTGTTCACGGCGCACACCCAGTACGACGAGTACCTGCACTACACCCCCATGTCCCCCAGGCTGGGCCGCGCCATGCTCCGCCCGCACGTCAGCGCCTTTGCCCGCCGGGTAGACGCCGTGCTGGCCCCGGGCCGGGCGATGGTCCAGATGCTGCACGAGTACGGGTACGGGGGCCATGTCGAGCTGTCTCCCAATCCGGTGGATCTGGCCGCCTTCCGGACCGCCGATGGACGCGCGTTCCGGGCCGAGCACCACGTGCCGCCGGACGCGCCGCTGGTGATGTACCTGGGCCGCCTCGCGCCAGAGAAGAATCTGGATGTAATGATCCGGGCCTTTGATCAGGCGCGGGCCAGCCGCCCGGAACTGCGGTTGCTGGTGGTGGGCGACGGCCCCAGCCGCGTGGCGGCGGCCCGCAACGCCCCCGAAGGCGTGAGGTTCACCGGGCCGGTGCCTTACAGCCGCGTGCCGCAGGCGCTGGCCGCCGCCGACACGTTCCTGACCGCCAGCACCAGCGAGGTGCTGCCCATGAGCATGATCGAGGCCCTGGCGGCGGGCGCCCCGCTGGTGGCAGCCCGCAGTCCTGCCGCGCTGGACCTGATCGAGGAGGGCGTGAGCGGCACGGTGCGCGAGGCGACGCCGCAGGCGCTGGCCGACGGCCTGCTGTTCGCCCTGCACCCGGACCGGCTGAGCGCGTTGCAGGCAGGCGCGCGGGCCAGCGCCGCCCGGTACGACCTGCCCGTGCGGGCGCAGGCGCTGGAGGCGGTCTACAGCGGCGTGCTGGCCCGGCGCCGTCGTCCGCCGGGCTGA